TTTTAGCTCTTTCTGAAAAATGACGAAACTATAGTTGTTTATGTGATGAAATTTTAAAAGCACTGGCGGTAAAAGATGATCCTCAAACACAAATGACCACGGCTGAAGTCATGACCACCGCCATAGTAGCAACTACTTTCTTTGCTGGAAATATCCAAACAAGCATGGACTTTCTTAAAGAGTATCATTATCTTCCAAATATGCTTAGCAAAAGTCGTCTAAACCATCGCCTCCAGGCTATCCCTAAGGATATTTGGAAAAGTTTTCCACCTGTGCAATTAGAAATAAAGGGATAATATTTTGGGGACGCAACATCTTCCTTAATTTTCTACCTGCACAGGTCGAAAGTTTTTTCCAAATACTTGCCGAGATTAACAAAAGTTCAAGTTCCACTCAATCAAATGAATATATCATTAGCACTTATTAACCAAAAACTTTACTTAGAATGGATAAAAGTCGACAACTACCATAGTGAATTAGGGGGTAGCGTGAGATTGAAACGCAGACTAAAGTCTGCGACTACCAATTACTCCTTATTTCTATTTTCTCACCCAGCGCAAAAGTGTAGGTTTAGAAATACCTAATACTTCAAGTGCTTTATTCTTACTTCCTACTTTTTCTACAGTTCTCTTAGCTAAAGACCGCAGAGTCTCATTCCATAATGAATTTCCTTTATATACTTTGATTAAATTATCAATTACCTCATCAAAGGTATTTACCCGTGATGATAAAGATGCAGGAAAGCTACATATCTCAGCAGGGACATCTTCTACATCCAGATATTCACCCTTTCCTCGAATAATCATCCTCTGAATAATATTTTTCAGCTCCCGGATATTGCCAGGCCAATCATATTCTATCAACAAGTCTATCGCCTTTTGAGAAATACCTTTAAATTTTTTGGGAATTTCTCTCTCATATCTTTTAATAAAATAATCGGCCAGGGATGGAATATCATCCTTCCTTTCTCGTAAAGGAGGAACATAAATAGGGTAGACATTTAAGCGATAGAAAATATCTACACGGAACTCACCTTTAGATATAGCTTCCTCTAATTTCTTATTAGAGGCTGCAATAATTCGCACATCCACTTTTATTGGTTTTGTTCCACTAATCCGCTCGAACTCTTTATTTTCCAGCACTCTCAATAGCTTTGCCTGGAGAGGAAGACTCATATCACCTACTTCATCCAGGAATATTGTACCTCTGTCTGCCAGTTCAAACTTACCTGGTTTGCCTTTAGGGTCTGCACCTGCAATTCCAGATCTTGGGGCATAACCAAATAATTCGCTTTCCAATAGGGTTTCCGGTATCGCAGCACAGTTTACTACAATAAATGAGTTGTCTTTTCGGCGGCTATTCTCATAAATAAGTTTAGCTACAATCTCTTTACCTACTCCATTTTCTCCTCTGATCAAAACTGATGCATCAGTCGCGGCTACCTCATTTATATTATCCCTGACTTTCTTAATACCCTCACTATTTCCCACCATCTCATCAAAACTACTCTTAATCTTTTCTCTTAAGTATTTATTTTCATTAGCTATTTGGTATTGATCAAGCGCCTTCTGGACTCTAATCCTGATTTCATCTATAGAGAAGGGTTTAGTGATATAATCAAAAGCACCTTCTTTCATTGCATTTACTGCATTCTCAATAGTACCATAACCAGTAATTACAATCACCATCGTAGATGGATTTATCTCTTTTGCCCTCTTAACAACTTGTAAGCCACATTCTTCATCTAAAGGACCGTCTTCTTCACAAGGCATTTTCATATCAGTAATGATTAGATCAAATATCTCTTCTTTTATCTTTGTTACTGCTTCAGTCTCAGTAGCTGCCTCCTTCAGTTGATGTCCCATCTTCTGTAAAGTAATACAGATACTCTCACGAGCACTGCTTTCATCATCAACTACTAATATTTTACTCAAACTATTAAACCTCCTTAAAATTTTAACCTTTATCTTCTACCTTAAATGGAAGAAGAACAGTAAAACTTGTTCCCTTTCTCTCCTCTGATTCAAAGTATATCTCTCCTCCATGACTGGTAATAATCTTATGGACAATCGCCAGTCCTAACCCTGTTCCTATCCCATTTTTGGTAGTAAAGAAAGGTGTAAAAATTTTATCCTGGATACTTTTGGGTATCCCGGAACCTGTATCACTTATCACAACTTT
This is a stretch of genomic DNA from bacterium. It encodes these proteins:
- a CDS encoding sigma-54 dependent transcriptional regulator; this translates as MSKILVVDDESSARESICITLQKMGHQLKEAATETEAVTKIKEEIFDLIITDMKMPCEEDGPLDEECGLQVVKRAKEINPSTMVIVITGYGTIENAVNAMKEGAFDYITKPFSIDEIRIRVQKALDQYQIANENKYLREKIKSSFDEMVGNSEGIKKVRDNINEVAATDASVLIRGENGVGKEIVAKLIYENSRRKDNSFIVVNCAAIPETLLESELFGYAPRSGIAGADPKGKPGKFELADRGTIFLDEVGDMSLPLQAKLLRVLENKEFERISGTKPIKVDVRIIAASNKKLEEAISKGEFRVDIFYRLNVYPIYVPPLRERKDDIPSLADYFIKRYEREIPKKFKGISQKAIDLLIEYDWPGNIRELKNIIQRMIIRGKGEYLDVEDVPAEICSFPASLSSRVNTFDEVIDNLIKVYKGNSLWNETLRSLAKRTVEKVGSKNKALEVLGISKPTLLRWVRK